From the genome of Streptomyces sp. NBC_01341, one region includes:
- a CDS encoding peptidase inhibitor family I36 protein, with protein MTRFRRIGLTLAAVAALTFTPVLPAQAAPTAYQCDAGRDKDGVLVVFRDRDYGGECRAWSDPRYGDLAWTGMNDDISSLKNRTPYTLCFYSEANNQGAVFQIHAWEWWYNIPSWIDNQISSFDYC; from the coding sequence GTGACCAGATTTCGCCGTATTGGTCTTACCCTCGCAGCGGTTGCTGCGCTGACCTTCACGCCCGTGCTGCCGGCCCAGGCGGCGCCCACCGCTTACCAGTGTGATGCCGGACGCGACAAGGACGGTGTTCTGGTCGTCTTCCGGGACCGTGACTACGGAGGTGAGTGCCGGGCGTGGAGTGATCCTCGGTACGGTGACTTGGCGTGGACCGGAATGAACGACGACATATCCTCTCTCAAGAACCGGACGCCCTACACCCTTTGCTTCTACTCCGAGGCGAATAATCAGGGGGCGGTGTTCCAGATCCACGCATGGGAGTGGTGGTACAACATCCCGTCCTGGATTGACAACCAGATATCCTCCTTCGACTATTGCTGA